In one window of Flavobacteriales bacterium DNA:
- a CDS encoding PKD domain-containing protein has translation MFKRFFAAILFIIVSQLAKAHSVQVVWCGSCGGELTLWVEHWHGRADPGTTTMTIRLTVNGVTTTTTGSPTDNQRTTINSLPNCSTAPTVVSACGKANTENDWVRYDFPGVPCGTPVEITVLSGNSAFTADGCGMYPASTGTITIPCPTPPQQLSDEEACANTTYTPTPFLNSNQPGVIYEWTNNNPNIGLPAAGTGDLPTMNIPPTTMTEVAVIDVVQGCDQMQYNITVNPQPVPSFSVTNSTNLNPTGAPLTTCLYDPIYFQNQSIIAAGNIQSTVWDFGETGATSTQQNPSHQYSTDGTFNVTLTTTSNEGCVKDTVMPVVVHPVPRAHLLESPVCQYDSVQFEDSSTINFPDYIDQTILDFGDGSPIVQDINPQHQYPSEGTYNISYIVISNNGCIDNTSTTTQIYSVPVANYTFTNVCENTEATAFYNASTVSTGSIMGWQWNFDEAVNSVSTLPNPQHDYDEAGIYNVRLVVNTENGCFDTIVQPVEVYAKPTAVFTSNITQACADACIDFYDVSLSNASSINFWEWTLDGGDTLYDQNPSKCYHNSSNTEDSLFTIGLVTRNDLGCYDSIEIVDYIAAWHNPIADFEVTPELTNMYLSNIEFPNNSIGADFYDWSFGDNRYSVDFEPNHTYRDTGTYQIELAVETIHGCKDTTYRSVRIDPVVSLYIPNTFTPNGDGENDDFFFKQYAMVEEGLDFKIFDKWGTLIYYTDIFKPWDGTYKGDPVKQDTYIYKITCFDFFGNEHNKKGHVNLLR, from the coding sequence ATGTTTAAACGATTTTTTGCAGCAATATTATTCATCATAGTTTCGCAATTAGCGAAAGCTCACTCTGTACAAGTGGTATGGTGTGGAAGCTGTGGAGGGGAATTAACGCTATGGGTAGAACATTGGCATGGAAGAGCTGACCCAGGAACAACAACAATGACAATTAGACTTACTGTTAATGGTGTAACCACTACAACAACTGGGTCTCCTACCGATAATCAAAGAACGACAATTAATAGTTTACCGAACTGTTCTACGGCACCAACAGTCGTTTCAGCTTGTGGGAAAGCAAATACAGAAAATGACTGGGTGAGGTATGATTTCCCTGGAGTACCATGTGGAACCCCAGTTGAAATCACAGTACTTTCAGGAAACAGTGCTTTTACTGCAGATGGTTGTGGAATGTACCCTGCCAGTACAGGAACTATTACCATTCCTTGTCCAACACCACCTCAACAGCTATCAGATGAAGAAGCTTGTGCTAATACTACTTACACACCTACGCCTTTTTTAAATTCTAATCAACCAGGCGTTATCTACGAGTGGACTAATAACAATCCAAATATAGGACTGCCTGCAGCAGGAACTGGTGATTTGCCAACAATGAACATTCCACCTACAACAATGACAGAAGTTGCAGTAATAGACGTTGTTCAAGGATGCGATCAAATGCAATACAACATTACAGTTAACCCTCAACCTGTTCCTTCTTTTTCTGTAACCAACAGTACCAATTTAAATCCTACAGGAGCGCCATTGACCACCTGTTTATATGACCCGATATACTTTCAAAATCAGTCCATTATTGCAGCCGGAAATATTCAATCCACTGTATGGGATTTTGGAGAAACAGGAGCAACCAGCACTCAACAAAACCCTTCACACCAATACTCAACAGACGGCACATTTAATGTCACACTTACCACAACTTCTAATGAAGGCTGTGTAAAAGATACTGTCATGCCTGTAGTTGTTCATCCTGTCCCAAGAGCTCATTTGTTAGAGTCACCTGTTTGTCAATACGATTCTGTTCAATTTGAAGACTCATCAACTATTAATTTTCCAGATTACATTGATCAAACTATATTAGATTTTGGAGATGGATCTCCTATTGTTCAAGATATTAATCCACAACATCAATATCCTTCAGAAGGAACTTACAACATTAGTTATATTGTTATTTCCAACAACGGCTGTATCGATAACACCTCTACAACTACTCAAATTTATTCTGTACCTGTAGCAAATTACACCTTTACGAATGTCTGTGAAAATACAGAAGCTACTGCTTTTTATAATGCTTCTACAGTTTCAACGGGAAGTATTATGGGATGGCAATGGAATTTTGATGAAGCGGTAAACAGTGTATCTACGCTTCCTAATCCTCAACACGATTATGATGAAGCTGGAATATACAATGTCCGCCTTGTTGTGAATACTGAGAATGGATGTTTCGATACTATTGTTCAACCGGTTGAAGTTTATGCAAAACCTACTGCTGTATTTACATCAAACATAACGCAAGCTTGTGCTGATGCCTGTATTGATTTTTATGATGTTTCATTGTCAAATGCTTCTTCTATTAACTTTTGGGAATGGACATTGGATGGAGGTGATACTCTTTATGATCAAAACCCCTCTAAATGTTATCACAACTCAAGCAACACAGAAGATTCTTTGTTTACAATAGGGTTAGTTACTCGTAATGACTTAGGATGTTATGACTCTATTGAAATTGTAGATTACATCGCAGCGTGGCATAATCCAATTGCTGATTTTGAGGTAACCCCAGAATTAACAAACATGTATTTATCAAATATCGAATTTCCTAACAACTCAATTGGTGCTGATTTCTATGATTGGTCTTTTGGAGATAATAGATACAGCGTTGATTTTGAACCTAATCACACCTATAGAGATACAGGAACATATCAAATAGAATTGGCAGTAGAAACTATTCATGGCTGTAAAGACACTACCTATAGAAGTGTTAGAATAGATCCTGTTGTTTCATTATATATCCCTAATACTTTTACACCTAATGGTGATGGCGAAAATGATGACTTTTTCTTTAAACAATATGCCATGGTTGAAGAAGGACTTGATTTTAAGATCTTTGACAAATGGGGAACATTAATTTATTATACAGATATATTTAAGCCATGGGATGGGACCTATAAAGGCGATCCTGTAAAACAAGATACTTATATATACAAAATAACATGCTTCGACTTTTTTGGAAACGAACACAATAAAAAAGGACATGTAAACTTATTAAGATAA